Proteins from a genomic interval of Neisseria arctica:
- a CDS encoding penicillin-binding protein 1A, producing MVKKIITTLVGLIFGLALFGVGLLAIAILVTYPKLPSLDTLQHYQPKMPLTIYSSDGKVIGMYGEERRSFTKIADFPDNLKNAVIAAEDQRFYQHWGVDVIGVARAILGNLSSGSVQSGASTITQQVAKNFYLTNERTFTRKFNEALLAYKIEQSLTKDQILELYFNQIYLGQRAYGFAAAAQIYFNKPVDKLTLAEASILAGLPKAPSAFNPIVNPQRAKVRQQYILNNMVELKMISPQERDQALAEKLHYERFVQRVDQSALYVAEMARQELYEKYGEDAYTQGFKVYTTVSTEHQKVATAALRKALRNFDRGSRYRGAEHYLDLSKEENPEDAVSQYLSSLYTVDGLVPAVVTAASKQLVTVQMPDGEEVKLGSANLGFAARAVNNKSMGDAQIRKGAVIRLQNRNNRWYVAQEPLLQGALVALDSKTGAVRALVGGYDFHSKTFNRATQAQRQPGSSFKPFVYSAALAKGMTASTVINDAPISLPGRGPNGSTWNPKNSDGRYAGYITLRQALTASKNMVSIRILMSVGVNYAQQYIQRFGFKPSEIPASLSMALGTGETTPLKMAEAYAVFANGGYKVSSYVIDKIYDSQGRLRAQMQPLVAKENAPQAIDPRNAYIMYRMMQDVVRYGTATRANALGRSDIAGKTGTTNDNKDAWFVGFNPDIVTAVYIGYDKPQSMGRAGYGGTIAVPVWVDYMRFALKGVPTKGMTPPEGLVNRGGEYYLREQQSTNPNLPLDNRASRPVASEERDSSIAAEQSPGKSEQNGGAPSAAPSQGGEGSLPSQPAPAQGGGHGQLDSLF from the coding sequence ATGGTTAAAAAGATTATAACAACTCTAGTTGGTTTAATATTCGGATTGGCTTTATTTGGAGTAGGCCTTTTGGCGATTGCAATTTTGGTTACATATCCCAAATTACCTTCGTTGGATACATTGCAGCACTACCAGCCCAAAATGCCTTTAACGATTTATTCTTCAGACGGCAAGGTCATCGGCATGTACGGCGAGGAGCGCCGCTCGTTTACAAAAATAGCTGATTTTCCTGACAACCTGAAAAATGCTGTAATTGCGGCAGAGGATCAGAGGTTTTATCAGCACTGGGGAGTAGACGTAATTGGTGTTGCGCGTGCCATATTAGGTAATTTGAGTTCCGGTTCAGTACAATCGGGGGCTAGTACGATTACCCAGCAGGTTGCTAAAAACTTTTACTTAACCAATGAGCGTACGTTTACGCGTAAATTTAACGAAGCTTTATTGGCTTATAAAATCGAACAGTCTTTAACTAAAGATCAGATCTTAGAGCTGTACTTTAATCAAATTTATCTTGGCCAGCGTGCCTACGGTTTTGCGGCAGCCGCTCAAATTTATTTCAATAAGCCGGTAGACAAACTGACTTTGGCTGAGGCATCTATTTTGGCCGGCCTGCCCAAGGCTCCTTCTGCATTTAATCCTATTGTAAACCCCCAACGGGCTAAAGTACGTCAGCAATACATTCTGAATAATATGGTGGAACTGAAAATGATCAGTCCGCAAGAGCGTGATCAGGCTTTAGCTGAAAAATTGCATTATGAACGGTTTGTACAGCGGGTAGATCAAAGCGCACTGTATGTGGCTGAAATGGCAAGGCAAGAGCTTTACGAAAAATATGGTGAAGATGCCTATACCCAAGGCTTTAAAGTTTACACTACGGTAAGTACCGAACATCAAAAAGTAGCCACAGCCGCTTTACGTAAGGCATTACGCAATTTTGACCGAGGCAGCCGCTATCGAGGAGCAGAGCATTATCTGGATTTAAGTAAAGAAGAAAATCCGGAAGATGCCGTTAGCCAATATTTGTCTTCTCTTTATACTGTCGACGGCTTGGTGCCCGCAGTAGTGACGGCAGCCAGCAAACAGTTGGTGACGGTTCAGATGCCTGATGGAGAAGAAGTAAAATTAGGTAGTGCGAATTTGGGCTTTGCTGCGCGGGCCGTCAATAATAAATCCATGGGAGATGCTCAAATACGCAAAGGAGCGGTTATCAGATTGCAAAACCGTAATAATCGCTGGTATGTAGCCCAAGAGCCTTTGTTGCAAGGGGCGCTGGTTGCTTTGGACAGTAAAACCGGTGCGGTTCGCGCTTTGGTGGGCGGTTATGATTTTCACAGTAAAACATTCAACCGTGCTACACAGGCACAGCGCCAGCCGGGATCGTCATTCAAACCTTTCGTTTATTCTGCAGCATTGGCAAAAGGTATGACTGCCTCAACGGTCATTAATGATGCACCAATCTCTTTGCCGGGGCGTGGGCCGAACGGTTCTACTTGGAATCCTAAGAATTCAGATGGACGTTATGCGGGTTATATTACCTTGCGCCAAGCTTTGACCGCTTCTAAAAATATGGTTTCCATCCGTATTCTGATGTCGGTTGGTGTGAATTATGCACAGCAATATATTCAGCGTTTTGGCTTCAAGCCGTCTGAAATACCGGCCAGCTTGTCTATGGCTTTGGGAACAGGTGAAACTACCCCATTGAAAATGGCGGAAGCTTATGCAGTATTTGCTAACGGCGGTTATAAGGTTTCTTCTTACGTTATTGACAAAATATATGATAGCCAGGGACGGTTGCGCGCCCAAATGCAGCCTTTAGTTGCAAAAGAAAATGCCCCTCAGGCTATTGATCCCCGCAATGCATATATCATGTACCGTATGATGCAAGATGTTGTCCGTTATGGTACGGCCACCCGAGCTAATGCTTTGGGCCGAAGTGATATTGCAGGTAAAACCGGTACAACTAATGATAATAAAGATGCCTGGTTTGTCGGATTTAACCCGGATATCGTTACGGCCGTTTATATCGGTTACGATAAGCCCCAGAGTATGGGACGTGCGGGTTATGGCGGTACTATAGCGGTACCGGTGTGGGTGGATTACATGCGTTTTGCGCTGAAAGGCGTTCCTACAAAAGGAATGACGCCGCCTGAAGGTTTGGTTAACCGGGGTGGGGAATACTATTTGCGCGAGCAGCAGAGCACCAATCCGAATCTGCCTCTCGATAATCGAGCCAGCAGACCGGTGGCGAGCGAAGAGCGTGATTCAAGTATCGCCGCCGAACAATCGCCGGGTAAATCCGAGCAAAACGGAGGGGCGCCGTCTGCTGCTCCTTCGCAAGGAGGGGAGGGTTCGTTACCTTCTCAGCCCGCACCGGCTCAAGGCGGAGGACATGGCCAATTGGATTCCTTATTCTAA
- the dapC gene encoding succinyldiaminopimelate transaminase: protein MNPLLSQLKPYPFARLREAMQNCNAPEGIKPIPLHIGEPKHPTPKVITDALTEALPELSAYPLSAGLPELRQACADWAARRYNGLQLDPDTEILPVLGSREALFSFAQVVLAHKDDKQAVISPNPFYQIYEGAAFLGGADIVFANCNAPRFLPQWSQISESDWQRAALVFVCSPNNPSGNVMQKEDWEELFNLQDRYGFVIASDECYSEIYFDGNKPIGCLQAAAELGRSNKGIVMFTSLSKRSNVPGLRSGFVAGDAELLKAFLLYRTYHGSAMSIPVQRASIAAWNDEAHVEENRRLYQEKFDKVLPILRQSFDVNMPDASFYLWLKVPGGDDLAFAKNLWEKAAIQVLPGRFLARDGVDGNPGEGYVRIALVAGVEECVAAAETIARLYRI, encoded by the coding sequence ATGAATCCTTTACTAAGCCAGCTCAAGCCCTACCCTTTTGCCCGCCTACGCGAAGCCATGCAAAACTGTAATGCGCCCGAAGGTATCAAACCTATTCCCCTGCATATAGGCGAACCGAAACATCCGACCCCTAAAGTGATTACCGATGCGCTAACAGAAGCCCTGCCGGAGCTTTCCGCCTACCCGCTTTCTGCCGGCCTGCCGGAATTGCGGCAAGCCTGTGCCGATTGGGCGGCCAGACGCTATAACGGCTTACAGCTCGACCCTGACACTGAAATCCTGCCTGTATTAGGCAGCCGCGAAGCTTTATTTTCATTTGCGCAAGTAGTGTTGGCACACAAAGATGACAAACAGGCCGTTATCAGCCCCAATCCGTTTTATCAAATTTACGAAGGAGCTGCTTTTTTAGGTGGAGCGGATATTGTTTTCGCAAACTGTAATGCCCCGCGCTTTCTGCCGCAATGGTCGCAAATCAGCGAATCAGATTGGCAGCGTGCCGCCTTGGTGTTCGTTTGCTCTCCGAATAATCCCAGCGGCAACGTGATGCAGAAAGAAGACTGGGAGGAACTCTTCAACCTGCAAGACCGCTATGGTTTTGTCATTGCTTCTGACGAATGCTATTCGGAAATCTATTTCGACGGCAACAAACCTATCGGATGTCTACAAGCCGCAGCAGAGCTAGGCCGAAGCAATAAAGGCATTGTGATGTTTACCAGCTTGTCCAAACGTTCGAACGTTCCCGGCCTTCGTTCAGGTTTTGTAGCCGGAGATGCTGAATTATTAAAAGCTTTTCTGCTTTACCGGACTTATCACGGCAGTGCCATGAGCATTCCGGTCCAACGTGCCAGCATTGCTGCTTGGAATGACGAAGCGCATGTTGAAGAAAACCGCCGCCTATACCAAGAAAAATTCGATAAAGTCTTGCCGATATTACGCCAATCTTTTGATGTAAATATGCCTGATGCGTCATTTTATTTATGGTTAAAGGTACCCGGAGGCGATGATTTGGCCTTTGCCAAAAATTTATGGGAGAAAGCAGCTATCCAAGTATTGCCGGGCCGCTTTTTAGCTAGGGATGGTGTTGACGGCAACCCCGGCGAAGGCTATGTCCGTATTGCGCTGGTCGCCGGCGTAGAAGAATGTGTAGCAGCGGCAGAAACTATCGCACGCCTTTATCGCATATAA
- a CDS encoding competence/damage-inducible protein A, whose protein sequence is MYFNLIIIGDEILHGSRTDKHFAFFKSLLEKYGFNLGQVQYLPDDRQWLAKQLRRSFSDGLPTFVTGGIGATPDDHTRQAAAEALNTPLVLHEEASALIEKVSLQRGDSLDSAPHLQRLKMAEFPKESTLIPNRYNQIAGFSIRQHYFLPGFPVMAHPMAEWVLSTYYAQYFHKRKNCQRQIYLFDIAESKLVPLMHEIEAIYPGIRTFSLPSVGKPDGAGRFQQPHIEFGLKAENTACESINDAWTYTLDKLQALGVRMLANH, encoded by the coding sequence ATGTACTTCAACTTAATCATTATCGGCGATGAAATCCTACACGGCAGCCGTACCGACAAACATTTTGCGTTTTTTAAATCACTCTTAGAAAAATACGGATTTAATCTAGGCCAAGTACAATATCTGCCTGATGACCGGCAATGGTTGGCCAAACAGCTGCGCCGTAGTTTTTCAGACGGCCTACCTACTTTTGTGACCGGAGGCATCGGAGCCACACCGGACGATCATACCCGACAGGCAGCGGCAGAAGCATTAAATACACCTTTAGTGCTGCACGAAGAGGCCTCTGCCCTGATTGAAAAAGTTTCTCTGCAACGGGGCGATAGTCTTGACTCCGCACCCCACCTCCAACGGTTGAAAATGGCGGAGTTTCCCAAAGAATCCACATTAATTCCAAACCGTTACAACCAAATCGCCGGTTTCTCTATCCGCCAACATTACTTCCTGCCCGGTTTCCCCGTAATGGCGCATCCGATGGCTGAATGGGTATTGTCAACATACTATGCGCAATATTTCCATAAACGCAAAAATTGCCAACGCCAAATATATTTATTTGACATTGCCGAGTCTAAGCTCGTCCCGCTGATGCATGAAATCGAAGCAATCTATCCCGGCATCCGCACTTTCAGTCTGCCAAGCGTAGGCAAACCGGACGGTGCAGGCAGATTTCAACAACCACATATCGAGTTTGGCCTAAAAGCCGAAAACACTGCTTGCGAATCCATTAATGACGCATGGACATATACACTCGACAAACTGCAAGCATTGGGTGTTCGAATGTTGGCAAACCACTAA